From Plasmodium brasilianum strain Bolivian I chromosome 5, whole genome shotgun sequence, the proteins below share one genomic window:
- a CDS encoding ribosomal RNA small subunit methyltransferase NEP1, which yields MTSKANVIHFADANNTGKKKIIIVLEGAHLQLIESKRYIYELTNNNKHRQILLKEKKDENIKNYRPDILHQCLIHLLESPLNKYGMLQIYVKTHDNQLFYISPHLKIPKTYNQFEALMVTFLRKYKIKANENRMYLLKIIKNDYNNILPVNGKKIGLSMKGKKVNLADYVQNFEKEDTPITFFIGAVAYSNPVIKLEILDETISISEFSLSAATCCSSICSEFENLWKLF from the coding sequence atgacgaGTAAAGCAAATGTCATACATTTTGCAGATGCAAATAATacagggaaaaaaaaaataataattgttttaGAGGGTGCCCATTTACAACTAATAGAAtcaaaaagatatatatatgaactaaCTAACAACAATAAGCATAGACAGATAttattaaaggaaaaaaaagatgaaaatataaagaattatagACCAGATATACTTCATCAGTGcttaattcatttattagAAAGCCCTTTAAACAAATATGGGATGTTAcagatatatgtaaaaactCATGATAaccaattattttatatctcGCCACATTTGAAAATTCCCAAAACATACAATCAGTTTGAAGCCTTGATGGTTAcgtttttaagaaaatataaaatcaaAGCAAACGAAAATAGAATGtatttattgaaaattattaagaatgattataataatatattaccaGTTAATGGAAAGAAAATAGGATTATCAATGAAAGGCAAAAAAGTTAATTTAGCTGACTATGTACAGAATTTTGAAAAGGAGGACACACccataacattttttataggTGCTGTAGCATATTCAAACCCTGTTATTAAATTAGAAATACTAGATGAAACTATAAGCATTTCCGAATTTAGTTTAAGTGCTGCAACTTGTTGCTCTTCTATTTGCTCGGAATTTGAAAATTTGTGGAAGCTTTTTTGA
- a CDS encoding polyribonucleotide 5'-hydroxyl-kinase Clp1: protein MAAIGAIANNTRIYHLKAFRELRIVTLEKASKFDEKEECIKIRILSNQALRKNEKNANSSAEIFGRELVLDKDYYFGFNEKFSIYTYTGCTIQIKGKTLQEYESKNSTMKDYLSLSYILDAYRKLAKKKKTVGPRILITGNNSSGKSSVSMLLLNYASKSGFKPIFIETDTKCSCDKIELNKGPGIMSCFVYDNMNNMKYALDYFFGYLDINEDINLYYHINECISSCVYLMLLNNLNYQSANFKNNTEQEIIFASGFILNVPSEADYKTVQNLIEIYNINIVVVIDNSFLHYSLKEYYNQGNGSNHINVRNMENQPRVTNDGISSYHNNSSNLNRGAVGPVENLYYAGTNGIGNHAGGGNVNTSSGHIMVNADGVRSDDGGGSNIGNGNMCSSFISSANVGNSGNVESCYDHSGHKEKAVEIIGMPKYEGVIPSDSNRLKYCKNIWFYNYFSKDIHVNNSIYKKSHYITFKYSSTNFVKLDTNLAVPLSALPADCRNIKRETVSVSLYNGQVKNLLNCILGVSYSKDIHYVHLMNIAAFVHVQNVREIENTKIENNENSQNNENSQNNENSQNNENSQNNENSQNNENNEDVDRIEENKNDFLIDILCPISLTTKNLPPYFVIPGNIKQIKF, encoded by the coding sequence ATGGCAGCAATTGGAGCAATTGCGAACAACACAAGGATCTACCACCTGAAAGCATTTCGCGAACTGCGGATCGTGACATTGGAAAAGGCTTCGAAATTTGATGAAAAAGAGGAGTGCATAAAAATTAGGATATTGTCAAATCAGGCTTTgcgaaaaaacgaaaagaaTGCGAATAGTTCAGCGGAAATATTTGGAAGAGAACTAGTGTTAGATAAAGATTACTATTTTGggtttaatgaaaaattttctatttatacatatacaggTTGTACTATTCAAATAAAGGGAAAAACTTTGCAAGAAtatgaaagtaaaaatagCACGATGAAAGATTATTTGTCTTTATCATACATTTTAGATGCATATAGAAAATTagcaaaaaagaagaaaacagTTGGTCCGCGTATACTGATTACAGGAAATAATAGTTCAGGAAAAAGCTCCGTTTCGATGCTTTTACTAAATTATGCTTCGAAATCGGGTTTTAAACCTATATTTATTGAAACAGACACAAAATGTAGTTGTGATAAAattgaattaaataaaggACCTGGAATTATGAGTTGCTTTGTATatgataatatgaataatatgaaatatgcacttgattatttttttggcTATCTTGATATAAATgaagatataaatttatattaccaTATTAATGAATGTATAAGTAGTTGTGTGTATTTAATGttgttaaataatttaaattatcaatcagcaaattttaaaaataatactgaACAAGAAATTATATTCGCATCTggttttatattaaatgtcCCATCAGAAGCAGATTATAAGACTGTTCAAAATTTAATCGAAatttataacattaataTTGTTGTAGTTATCGATAACTCCTTTCTTCATTATTCCCTAAAGGAGTATTACAACCAGGGTAATGGATCCAATCACATCAACGTGAGGAATATGGAAAATCAACCTAGAGTAACTAATGACGGTATAAGCAGTTACCataataacagtagtaaCCTAAATCGTGGTGCAGTTGGTCCTGTAGAAAATCTTTACTATGCAGGAACAAATGGTATAGGTAATCATGCAGGGGGTGGTAACGTCAATACGAGTAGCGGTCATATCATGGTGAATGCCGATGGGGTTAGAAGCGATGATGGAGGTGGTAGCAACATTGGCAATGGTAATATGTGCAGCAGTTTCATCAGCAGCGCCAATGTCGGCAATAGTGGTAATGTCGAATCATGTTATGATCATAGTGGGCACAAAGAAAAAGCGGTAGAAATTATTGGAATGCCGAAATATGAAGGTGTAATTCCATCTGACAGCAATAGACTGAAATATTGCAAGAACATTtggttttataattatttctcAAAGGATATACATGTTAATAATAGCATATATAAGAAGAGCCATTATATAACTTTTAAATATAGCTCAACAAATTTTGTTAAGTTGGACACAAATCTAGCTGTTCCTTTATCAGCGCTTCCGGCTGATTGTAGAAAcataaaaagagaaacagTGTCTGTTAGTTTATATAATGGACAGGTGAAAAATTTACTTAACTGTATTTTAGGTGTTTCCTATTCGAAAGATATACATTATGTTCATCTTATGAATATAGCTGCTTTTGTACATGTTCAAAATGTTCGAGAAATTGAAAATACGAAGATCgaaaataacgaaaatagtcaaaataacgaaaatagtcaaaataacgaaaatagccaaaataacgaaaatagtcaaaataacgaaaatagccaaaataacgaaaataaCGAAGATGTTGACAGaattgaagaaaataaaaatgattttttaattgataTATTATGTCCCATATCCTTAACGACTAAGAATTTACCTCCTTATTTTGTAATACCCGGAAATATTAAGCAAATTAAATTTTGA
- a CDS encoding hypothetical protein (conserved Plasmodium protein), producing the protein MTKVNKPPTTSNPNIKLKKLNSKEEEDNNNNNNIPVKKTVIAKNIKVVKKPEENNSPKKSDSESIPKEQIKKDVINEEDKSKNITENKTKGDTESNSKNNTDNNENVQQLGYFSWLWKYFPKKNS; encoded by the exons ATGACGAAAGTTAATAAACCGCCCACTACTAGCAACCcgaatattaaattaaagaaGCTTAATTCtaaagaagaagaa gataataataataataataatataccgGTTAAAAAAACAGTAATCGCGAAAAATATTAAGGTTGTAAAAAAACctgaagaaaataattctCCAAAAAAAAGTGATAGCGAAAGTATACcaaaagaacaaattaaaaaagatgtaattaatgaagaagataaatcaaaaaatattacagaaaataaaacaaaaggtGATACTGAAtcaaattcaaaaaataatactgataataatgaaaatgtacAACAATTGGGGTACTTTTCATGGTTATGGAaatattttccaaaaaaaaattcataa
- a CDS encoding ribosomal protein L4, with protein sequence MFLKIKRTCLEEKLVNIVSYSCTETFQKRKLRTFNVRDKLSKVHTQNEKIANFDEKKKNLTTSGNLFERIKKADLKLLKRMENSIENDIYKKQEDKNNSYNFDNTRRVHYDEYDNEKMEELGNDELRCNEYKFIFERPKHYADINDDPIIRRPGCIIDIKTLMRNNWTFPAVGFNSKLEIPIYKFETDKQDEENGNHHDQQDGNCNVKYISVPNDIFGLPIRSDILHKCYYFYRSALAGYTERMQLYKWEWPGSTKKYRSQKKSGKARMNWRKTCGRYLGVKNHPIRPFDQRTKINRKLLWKGMKILLSAKFAQDQIKVVDHFLVKSHKTKYTVKYLRNILGTNCNSALLVHEGKTDMNDNFAWACANIASIKRENVEGVNIYNLLKYRYVVFTYKALKNIMYELKIYPYKMKWLPTYATPDNSKAPKPQKVKNWNIFWLEKKKRNQFSYFDKDALKKRIQEWKWSSDLKGPLKVKKHDPYKNFILTKFQCNDPPPEYIRYEYLFNVDKEVDNVYDDSEGNFPLVDEILHDDECLGYISDLSTPLWELREKKTKELEDKDKDDEMITDENTLGNGEREPEDEEGRSEDSDNDADEDEDMALDEENFDNLKKY encoded by the exons ATGTTTTTGAAGATTAAGAGGACATGTTTAGAAGAAAAACTTGTTAACATAGTAAGTTATTCCTGTACAGAAACTTTTCAAAAACGCAAATTACGAACATTTAATGTAAGAGATAAATTAAGTAAAGTGCACacacaaaatgaaaaaatagctAATTTtgatgagaaaaaaaaaaacctgaCCACTTCAGGTAATTTATttgaaagaataaaaaaagcagATTTAAAACTGCTGAAAAGAATGGAAAACAGCATTGAGAAcgacatttataaaaagcaagaggataaaaataatagttataATTTTGATAATACCAGGAGAGTACATTATGACGAAtatgataatgaaaaaatggagGAACTTGGGAACGACGAATTGAGGTGTA atgaatataaattcatattcGAAAGGCCAAAGCATTATGCGGATATTAATGACGACCCTATTATAAGAAGACCAGGATGTATTATAGACATTAAAACTTTAATGAGAAATAATTGGACGTTCCCTGCTGTTGGATTTAACAGTAAGTTAGAGatacctatatataaatttgagACTGATAAACAGGACGAAGAAAATGGAAATCATCATGATCAACAAGATGGTAATTGTAATGTAAAATACATCTCGGTGCCAAATGATATATTCGGTTTGCCAATAAGATCAGACATATTACACAagtgttattatttttatagatCAGCATTAGCAGGATATACTGAAAGAATGCAGTTATATAAATGGGAATGGCCAGgaagtacaaaaaaatatagaagtcaaaaaaaaagtggaaAAGCAAGAATGAATTGGAGAAAAACATGTGGTAGGTATTTAGGAGTTAAGAATCATCCTATACGGCCATTTGATcaaagaacaaaaattaatagaaaacTTCTATGGAAAGGGATGAAAATTCTTTTATCAGCTAAATTTGCACAAGACCAAATTAAAGTTGTCGACCATTTTTTAGTTAAGTcacataaaacaaaatatacagTGAAATATTTACGAAATATTTTAGGGACAAATTGTAATAGTGCTTTACTAGTACATGAAGGGAAAACAGATATGAATGATAATTTTGCATGGGCTTGTGCAAATATAGCTAGTATAAAAAGAGAGAATGTTGAAGgggttaatatatataatttattaaaatacagATATGTTGTATTTACTTATaaagctttaaaaaatattatgtatgaattgaaaatttatccttataaaatgaaatggcTACCTACATATGCAACTCCAGATAATTCCAAAGCTCCTAAACCTCAGAAAGTGAAAAATTGGAATATTTTTTggctagaaaaaaaaaaaagaaatcaaTTCTCCTATTTTGATAAAgatgctttaaaaaaaagaattcaaGAATGGAAATGGTCTAGTGATCTCAAGGGTCCTTTGAAAGTTAAAAAACATGATccttacaaaaattttatcttaACTAAATTTCAATGCAACGACCCCCCTCCAGAATATATTAGGTATGAGTACTTATTTAATGTAGACAAAGAAGTTGATAACGTATATGACGACAGCGAAGGAAATTTTCCCTTGGTTGATGAAATATTACATGACGATGAGTGTTTGGGTTACATTTCTGATCTGTCCACCCCCTTGTGGGAATTAAGAG aaaaaaaaactaaggAACTGGAAGACAAAGATAAGGACGATGAAATGATAACTGATGAAAACACTTTGGGCAATGGAGAAAGAGAACCCGAAGATGAAGAAGGACGAAGTGAGGACTCGGATAACGATGCGGATGAAGACGAAGACATGGCATTGGACGAGGAAAACTTtgacaatttaaaaaaatattaa
- a CDS encoding 60S ribosomal protein L22 gives MVAKKESKGSKKQKKKTVKKIKKFVGKKSKAVKSTKGIKYILDCTKPVKDTILDISGLEQFFKDKIKVDKKTNNLKNKVVVTSDDYKIYITVHIPFSKRYIKYLAKKYLKVQQIRDFLRFKQFGKMNGTPVIVGGMRTPARRRQSTGASTSNAKPRGSASGNTNSIVKVYGDDSPGFKLTPQTVLISTLIFMATVVILHIISKI, from the exons ATGGTAGCCAAGAAAGAATCGAAAGGATCcaaaaagcaaaagaaaaaaactgTAAAGAAGATCAAAAAGTTTGTTGGAAAGAAATCCAAAGCAGTTAAAAGCACCAAGGGGATAAAGTACATTCTGGATTGCACAAAACCGGTGAAGGATACGATTCTTGACATTAGCGGACTG gaacaattttttaaggataaaataaaggtagataagaaaacaaataatttaaaaaataaggtaGTAGTGACCTCTGATGACtacaaaatatacattacaGTTCATATCCCCTTCTCGAAGAGATATATAAAG TACTTGGCCAAGAAATACCTAAAGGTGCAGCAAATTAGGGATTTTTTGAGA TTCAAACAATTCGGTAAAATGAATGGCACTCCAGTAATCGTTGGTGGTATGAGAACACCAGCAAG ACGAAGACAGAGTACAGGAGCATCCACGAGTAATGCAAAGCCAAGAGGAAGTGCTAGTGGAAATACAAACAGTATCGTCAAAGTTTATGGAGATGACTCCCCTGGATTtaaatt AACACCGCAAACCGTTTTAATTTCGACCCTCATTTTTATGGCAACTGTTGTTATCCTTCATATTATTAGCAAAATTTAA